One window from the genome of Prochlorococcus marinus CUG1438 encodes:
- a CDS encoding ATP phosphoribosyltransferase — MFTIALPKGALLKDSISTFKRAGLDFSDALEINNRSLTFESNCKRAKALLVRNGDVPVYVSYGQADLGIVGYDVLRESESRVAKLLDLGFGGCHMSLAVKKNSNYSKPTDLPANCKVASKFTKTARSYFDELNIPVEIVHLTGSVELGPITGMAEAIVDLVATGKTLKENGLVKIDDLFYSTARLIGNPLSMRLDDNHLRDTILSIESINAL; from the coding sequence ATGTTTACTATAGCTTTACCAAAAGGAGCTCTGTTAAAAGATTCAATTTCAACTTTTAAAAGAGCTGGGTTAGATTTTTCTGACGCTTTGGAGATTAATAATAGATCATTAACCTTTGAATCAAATTGCAAACGAGCCAAAGCCTTATTAGTAAGGAATGGGGATGTCCCTGTTTATGTAAGTTATGGTCAAGCTGATTTGGGTATTGTTGGGTATGACGTGTTACGAGAATCTGAATCAAGAGTCGCAAAGTTGCTCGATTTGGGATTTGGTGGCTGTCATATGTCATTGGCGGTTAAGAAAAATAGTAATTATTCAAAACCAACTGATCTGCCTGCTAATTGTAAAGTAGCGAGTAAATTCACAAAAACAGCAAGATCTTATTTTGATGAACTGAATATACCAGTTGAAATAGTCCATTTGACAGGATCAGTCGAACTTGGACCGATTACAGGTATGGCGGAGGCAATCGTTGATTTGGTAGCAACTGGAAAGACTCTTAAAGAGAATGGTTTAGTTAAAATAGATGATCTTTTCTACTCGACTGCCAGACTAATTGGAAATCCTTTATCTATGAGGTTAGATGATAACCATCTCAGAGATACAATTTTATCAATAGAATCTATTAATGCTCTATAG